The proteins below come from a single Thunnus thynnus chromosome 10, fThuThy2.1, whole genome shotgun sequence genomic window:
- the dedd1 gene encoding death effector domain-containing 1 isoform X1, with translation MAIVHHPGYPLRDSLYWDETECLNYYGMLSLHEVFEIVGSQLTETDIEVLSFLLNETCSAPHPLDPAGWTVKPCEGEAVDSGVSPSPELLKVWRRLQPQGAQGSQGSQHPLEASYKPKSGLELLLELERRGYLSDGNLEPLLGLLRVLTRHDLLPLVSCKKRRTVSPERIGQRYGIEDGEFVCASGMRHSSRQAEMPLPSFTQQLRTGIYPPMPGPTPGRRRKKRGHGWSRRPKRTSRQVQPLPPPVPPHKTSCDIRLRVRAEYLEHESALRNGVSSDKQQPLERQFELFSQANSLLRARDLGSIVCDIKFTELDNLEAFWGDYLSGALLEALKGVFITDSLRMAAGTEGIRLLISVDQDDYEEGRRILRARRMLTSSNEQLYVRISEAWKG, from the exons ATGGCCATAGTTCATCACCCAGGGTACCCACTCAGGGACTCACTTTACTGGGATGAAACAGAGTGCCTCAACTACTATGGGATGTTGTCTCTCCATGAGGTCTTTGAAATAGTTGGTTCCCAGCTGACAGAGACTGACATTGAGGTACTCTCTTTCCTTCTAAATGAAACTTGCTCCGCACCACATCCACTTGATCCAGCAGGCTGGACAGTTAAACCCTGTGAGGGTGAAGCAGTTGACTCAGGCGTGTCCCCAAGTCCTGAGCTGCTAAAGGTCTGGCGGCGGTTACAGCCCCAGGGCGCCCAGGGCTCCCAGGGCTCCCAACATCCTTTGGAGGCCTCATATAAGCCAAAGAGTGGCCTTGAGCTGTTGCTGGAGCTGGAGAGGCGAGGATACCTCAGTGATGGTAACCTGGAGCCACTACTGGGACTACTGAGAGTCCTCACCCGTCATGACCTGCTGCCTTTAGTGTCCTGCAAGAAAAGGAGAACAG TATCTCCAGAAAGAATTGGACAGAGGTATGGAATAGAGGACGGAGAATTCGTGTGCGCCTCTGGAATGCGACACAGCTCCAGACAGGCAGAAATGCCTCTTCCATCCTTCACACAGCAATTAAGAACAG GTATTTACCCTCCTATGCCTGGGCCAACCcccgggaggaggaggaagaagaggggacATGGCTGGAGCCGCAGACCTAAGAGAACAAGCAGGCAGGTCCAGCCACTGCCACCACCAGTGCCACCACATAAAACATCCTGCG ATATCCGCCTGCGCGTCCGGGCCGAATACCTGGAGCATGAGTCGGCACTCCGCAACGGTGTCTCCTCGGACAAGCAGCAGCCCCTGGAGCGGCAGTTTGAGTTATTCAGCCAAGCCAACTCACTCCTGCGTGCCAGAGACCTAGGTTCCATCGTTTGCGACATCAAGTTCACAGAGCTGGACAACCTGGAGGCCTTCTGGGGTGACTACCTAAGTGGAGCTCTGCTTGAGGCCCTGAAGGGAGTCTTCATCACTGATTCCCTGAGAATGGCTGCAGGCACAGAGGGCATCCGCCTGCTGATCAGTGTGGATCAGGATGACTACGAGGAGGGCCGAAGGATTCTGAGAGCCAGGAGAATGCTGACATCCAGTAACG aacaACTGTACGTGAGAATTTCAGAGGCTTGGAAAGGTTAG
- the dedd1 gene encoding death effector domain-containing 1 isoform X3 encodes MAIVHHPGYPLRDSLYWDETECLNYYGMLSLHEVFEIVGSQLTETDIEVLSFLLNETCSAPHPLDPAGWTVKPCEGEAVDSGVSPSPELLKVWRRLQPQGAQGSQGSQHPLEASYKPKSGLELLLELERRGYLSDGNLEPLLGLLRVLTRHDLLPLVSCKKRRTVSPERIGQRYGIEDGEFVCASGMRHSSRQAEMPLPSFTQQLRTGIYPPMPGPTPGRRRKKRGHGWSRRPKRTSRQVQPLPPPVPPHKTSCDIRLRVRAEYLEHESALRNGVSSDKQQPLERQFELFSQANSLLRARDLGSIVCDIKFTELDNLEAFWGDYLSGALLEALKGVFITDSLRMAAGTEGIRLLISVDQDDYEEGRRILRARRMLTSSNGATF; translated from the exons ATGGCCATAGTTCATCACCCAGGGTACCCACTCAGGGACTCACTTTACTGGGATGAAACAGAGTGCCTCAACTACTATGGGATGTTGTCTCTCCATGAGGTCTTTGAAATAGTTGGTTCCCAGCTGACAGAGACTGACATTGAGGTACTCTCTTTCCTTCTAAATGAAACTTGCTCCGCACCACATCCACTTGATCCAGCAGGCTGGACAGTTAAACCCTGTGAGGGTGAAGCAGTTGACTCAGGCGTGTCCCCAAGTCCTGAGCTGCTAAAGGTCTGGCGGCGGTTACAGCCCCAGGGCGCCCAGGGCTCCCAGGGCTCCCAACATCCTTTGGAGGCCTCATATAAGCCAAAGAGTGGCCTTGAGCTGTTGCTGGAGCTGGAGAGGCGAGGATACCTCAGTGATGGTAACCTGGAGCCACTACTGGGACTACTGAGAGTCCTCACCCGTCATGACCTGCTGCCTTTAGTGTCCTGCAAGAAAAGGAGAACAG TATCTCCAGAAAGAATTGGACAGAGGTATGGAATAGAGGACGGAGAATTCGTGTGCGCCTCTGGAATGCGACACAGCTCCAGACAGGCAGAAATGCCTCTTCCATCCTTCACACAGCAATTAAGAACAG GTATTTACCCTCCTATGCCTGGGCCAACCcccgggaggaggaggaagaagaggggacATGGCTGGAGCCGCAGACCTAAGAGAACAAGCAGGCAGGTCCAGCCACTGCCACCACCAGTGCCACCACATAAAACATCCTGCG ATATCCGCCTGCGCGTCCGGGCCGAATACCTGGAGCATGAGTCGGCACTCCGCAACGGTGTCTCCTCGGACAAGCAGCAGCCCCTGGAGCGGCAGTTTGAGTTATTCAGCCAAGCCAACTCACTCCTGCGTGCCAGAGACCTAGGTTCCATCGTTTGCGACATCAAGTTCACAGAGCTGGACAACCTGGAGGCCTTCTGGGGTGACTACCTAAGTGGAGCTCTGCTTGAGGCCCTGAAGGGAGTCTTCATCACTGATTCCCTGAGAATGGCTGCAGGCACAGAGGGCATCCGCCTGCTGATCAGTGTGGATCAGGATGACTACGAGGAGGGCCGAAGGATTCTGAGAGCCAGGAGAATGCTGACATCCAGTAACG GTGCTACTTTTTAG
- the atp1a3b gene encoding sodium/potassium-transporting ATPase subunit alpha-3b isoform X1 — protein MGYGRSDSYRVATTQDKDDRSPKKKKAGAKDMDDLKKEVPITEHKMSVEEVCRKFQTDIVQGLTNAKAAEFLIRDGPNALTPPPTTPEWVKFCRQLFGGFSILLWTGAILCFLAYAIQAATEDEPAGDNLYLGIVLTAVVIITGCFSYFQEAKSSKIMESFKNMVPQQALVIREGEKVQINAEEVVAGDLIEVKGGDRIPADIRVVSAHGCKVDNSSLTGESEPQNRSPDCTHDNPLETRNIAFFSTNCVEGTARGIVICTGDRTVMGRIATLTSGLETGKTPIAKEIEHFIHIITGVAVFLGVTFFILAIILGYSWLEAVIFLIGIIVANVPEGLLATVTVCLTLTAKRMAKKNCLVKNLEAVETLGSTSTICSDKTGTLTQNRMTVAHMWFDNQIHEADTTEDQSGASFDKSSVTWLSLARIAALCNRAQFKAGQDPVPILKRDVAGDASESALLKCIELSCGSVRMMREKNKKVAEIPFNSTNKYQLSVHETEDPNDNRYLLVMKGAPERILDRCSTIMLQGKEQPMDEEMKEAFQNAYMELGGLGERVLGFCHLMLPEDQYPKGFAFDTDDVNFQTDNLCFVGLMSMIDPPRAAVPDAVGKCRSAGIKVIMVTGDHPITAKAIAKGVGIISEGNETVEDIAARLNIPVSQVNPRDAKACVIHGTDLKDLSQDQMDDILRNHTEIVFARTSPQQKLIIVEGCQRQGAIVAVTGDGVNDSPALKKADIGVAMGISGSDVSKQAADMILLDDNFASIVTGVEEGRLIFDNLKKSIAYTLTSNIPEITPFLLFIIVNIPLPLGTITILCIDLGTDMVPAISLAYEAAESDIMKRQPRNPFRDKLVNERLISIAYGQIGMIQALGGFFSYFVILAENGFLPSRLVGIRLNWDDRTVNDLEDSYGQQWTYEQRKIVEFTCHTAFFVSIVVVQWADVIICKTRRNSVFQQGMKNKILIFGLFEETALAAFLSYCPGMDVALRMYPLKPSWWFCAFPYSFLIFVYDEVRKLLLRRNPGGWVEKETYY, from the exons tatGGGCGGTCAGACAGTTACCGCGTTGCCACCACACAGGACAAAGACGACCGATCccccaagaagaagaaggcggGAGCCAAGGATATGGATGACCTGAAGAAGGAAGTGCCCATT acgGAACACAAGATGTCCGTAGAGGAAGTATGCAGGAAATTCCAGACTGATATTGTCCAG GGATTGACCAATGCCAAGGCAGCAGAGTTTCTGATCAGGGATGGTCCCAATGCTCTCACCCCTCCTCCCACCACCCCAGAGTGGGTCAAGTTCTGTCGTCAGCTGTTTGGTGGATTCTCCATCCTGCTATGGACTGGCGCCATCCTCTGCTTCCTGGCCTACGCCATCCAGGCAGCCACTGAGGATGAACCTGCAGGAGACAAT ttgtACCTAGGTATTGTGCTCACAGCTGTCGTCATCATTACCGGTTGCTTCTCATACTTCCAAGAGGCCAAGAGTTCCAAAATCATGGAGTCTTTCAAGAACATGGTGCCTCAG CAAGCTTTGGTGATCCGTGAGGGTGAGAAGGTACAAATCAACGCTGAAGAAGTGGTGGCCGGAGATCTGATTGAAGTGAAGGGTGGAGACAGGATCCCTGCTGACATCCGGGTGGTTTCAGCTCATGGTTgcaag GTGGATAACTCCTCCCTAACAGGCGAATCCGAACCTCAGAACAGGTCACCTGACTGTACCCATGACAACCCCTTGGAGACCCGAAATATTGCTTTCTTCTCCACCAACTGTGTGGAAG GCACAGCACGTGGCATTGTAATCTGCACCGGAGATCGCACAGTCATGGGTCGCATTGCTACTCTGACCTCTGGCCTGGAGACCGGCAAAACCCCCATTGCTAAAGAGATTGAGCACTTCATCCACATCATCACAGGTGTGGCTGTCTTCCTAGGTGTCACGTTTTTCATCTTGGCCATCATTCTGGGTTACAGCTGGCTGGAGGCTGTCATCTTCCTCATCGGCATCATTGTGGCTAATGTGCCTGAAGGGCTGCTGGCCACAGTCACT GTGTGTCTGACCCTGACTGCCAAACGTATGGCTAAGAAAAACTGCCTGGTGAAGAACTTGGAGGCTGTGGAAACCCTGGGCTCCACCTCCACCATCTGCTCTGACAAGACAGGAACTCTGACCCAGAACAGGATGACTGTGGCCCACATGTGGTTTGACAACCAGATCCACGAGGCCGACACCACCGAGGATCAGTCTG GTGCCTCATTTGACAAGAGCTCAGTGACATGGCTGTCTCTGGCTCGTATCGCTGCTCTGTGTAACCGCGCTCAGTTCAAAGCAGGACAAGATCCAGTGCCCATCCTTAAGCGTGACGTCGCTGGTGATGCCTCAGAGTCTGCCCTGCTGAAGTGTATCGAGCTGTCCTGTGGCTCAGTCAGGATGATGAGGGAAAAGAACAAGAAGGTGGCTGAGATCCCCTTCAACTCCACCAACAAATACCAG CTCTCGGTGCATGAGACAGAGGACCCCAATGACAACCGTTACCTGCTGGTGATGAAGGGAGCCCCTGAGAGGATCCTCGACCGTTGCTCCACTATCATGCTGCAGGGCAAGGAGCAGCCTATGGATGAGGAGATGAAGGAAGCCTTCCAGAATGCCTACATGGAACTGGGAGGACTGGGAGAGAGAGTTTTGG GTTTCTGCCACTTGATGCTGCCAGAGGACCAGTACCCGAAGGGCTTTGCCTTTGACACTGATGATGTCAACTTCCAGACAGACAACCTTTGCTTCGTTGGCCTCATGTCCATGATTGACCCTCCCCGTGCTGCTGTGCCTGACGCTGTTGGCAAATGCCGATCTGCTGGTATCAAG GTCATCATGGTTACTGGAGATCACCCAATCACAGCCAAGGCCATTGCCAAGGGTGTGGGCATCATCTCCGAGGGCAACGAGACAGTGGAGGACATTGCAGCTCGTCTCAACATTCCCGTCAGCCAGGTCAATCCCAG GGATGCCAAAGCCTGCGTGATCCACGGCACAGACCTAAAGGATCTGTCTCAGGATCAGATGGACGACATCTTGAGGAATCACACAGAAATTGTCTTTGCCAGGACCTCCCCACAGCAGAAGCTGATCATTGTTGAGGGTTGCCAGAGACAG GGTGCCATTGTGGCTGTGACAGGTGATGGTGTGAATGACTCTCCTGCCCTGAAAAAGGCTGACATTGGTGTTGCCATGGGAATCTCTGGCTCCGATGTGTCCAAACAGGCTGCTGACATGATCTTGCTGGATGACAACTTTGCCTCTATTGTCACTGGAGTGGAAGAAG GCCGCTTGATCTTTGATAACCTGAAGAAATCCATTGCCTACACCCTGACCAGCAACATCCCAGAGATCACCCCCTTCCTGCTGTTTATCATCGTCAACATTCCTCTACCACTGGGAACCATCACCATCCTCTGTATTGACTTGGGAACTGACATG GTTCCAGCTATCTCACTGGCTTATGAAGCAGCTGAGAGCGACATCATGAAGCGTCAGCCCAGGAACCCATTCAGGGACAAGCTGGTGAATGAGAGGCTTATCAGCATTGCCTATGGACAAATTG gtATGATCCAGGCTCTGGGAGGCTTCTTCTCCTACTTTGTCATCTTGGCTGAAAATGGTTTCCTGCCCTCTCGACTTGTAGGCATCAGGCTCAATTGGGATGACCGCACAGTCAACGACCTGGAAGACAGCTATGGACAGCAATGG ACATATGAGCAGAGGAAGATTGTGGAGTTCACATGCCACACAGCCTTCTTCGTCAGTATTGTGGTAGTGCAATGGGCTGATGTCATTATCTGCAAGACCAGGCGTAACTCTGTATTCCAGCAGGGCATGAA GAACAAGATCCTGATCTTTGGCCTGTTCGAAGAGACAGCCCTGGCTGCCTTCTTGTCCTACTGCCCAGGCATGGATGTGGCACTCAGGATGTACCCCCTAAA GCCTTCCTGGTGGTTTTGTGCATTCCCCTATAGTTTTCTCATCTTTGTTTATGATGAAGTTCGAAAACTTCTCCTCCGCCGGAACCCTGGAG GTTGGGTGGAAAAGGAGACATATTATTGA
- the dedd1 gene encoding death effector domain-containing 1 isoform X2: MAIVHHPGYPLRDSLYWDETECLNYYGMLSLHEVFEIVGSQLTETDIEVLSFLLNETCSAPHPLDPAGWTVKPCEGEAVDSGVSPSPELLKVWRRLQPQGAQGSQGSQHPLEASYKPKSGLELLLELERRGYLSDGNLEPLLGLLRVLTRHDLLPLVSCKKRRTVSPERIGQRYGIEDGEFVCASGMRHSSRQAEMPLPSFTQQLRTGIYPPMPGPTPGRRRKKRGHGWSRRPKRTSRQVQPLPPPVPPHKTSCDIRLRVRAEYLEHESALRNGVSSDKQQPLERQFELFSQANSLLRARDLGSIVCDIKFTELDNLEAFWGDYLSGALLEALKGVFITDSLRMAAGTEGIRLLISVDQDDYEEGRRILRARRMLTSSNAAPQPPGRHGNR, translated from the exons ATGGCCATAGTTCATCACCCAGGGTACCCACTCAGGGACTCACTTTACTGGGATGAAACAGAGTGCCTCAACTACTATGGGATGTTGTCTCTCCATGAGGTCTTTGAAATAGTTGGTTCCCAGCTGACAGAGACTGACATTGAGGTACTCTCTTTCCTTCTAAATGAAACTTGCTCCGCACCACATCCACTTGATCCAGCAGGCTGGACAGTTAAACCCTGTGAGGGTGAAGCAGTTGACTCAGGCGTGTCCCCAAGTCCTGAGCTGCTAAAGGTCTGGCGGCGGTTACAGCCCCAGGGCGCCCAGGGCTCCCAGGGCTCCCAACATCCTTTGGAGGCCTCATATAAGCCAAAGAGTGGCCTTGAGCTGTTGCTGGAGCTGGAGAGGCGAGGATACCTCAGTGATGGTAACCTGGAGCCACTACTGGGACTACTGAGAGTCCTCACCCGTCATGACCTGCTGCCTTTAGTGTCCTGCAAGAAAAGGAGAACAG TATCTCCAGAAAGAATTGGACAGAGGTATGGAATAGAGGACGGAGAATTCGTGTGCGCCTCTGGAATGCGACACAGCTCCAGACAGGCAGAAATGCCTCTTCCATCCTTCACACAGCAATTAAGAACAG GTATTTACCCTCCTATGCCTGGGCCAACCcccgggaggaggaggaagaagaggggacATGGCTGGAGCCGCAGACCTAAGAGAACAAGCAGGCAGGTCCAGCCACTGCCACCACCAGTGCCACCACATAAAACATCCTGCG ATATCCGCCTGCGCGTCCGGGCCGAATACCTGGAGCATGAGTCGGCACTCCGCAACGGTGTCTCCTCGGACAAGCAGCAGCCCCTGGAGCGGCAGTTTGAGTTATTCAGCCAAGCCAACTCACTCCTGCGTGCCAGAGACCTAGGTTCCATCGTTTGCGACATCAAGTTCACAGAGCTGGACAACCTGGAGGCCTTCTGGGGTGACTACCTAAGTGGAGCTCTGCTTGAGGCCCTGAAGGGAGTCTTCATCACTGATTCCCTGAGAATGGCTGCAGGCACAGAGGGCATCCGCCTGCTGATCAGTGTGGATCAGGATGACTACGAGGAGGGCCGAAGGATTCTGAGAGCCAGGAGAATGCTGACATCCAGTAACG
- the rabac1 gene encoding prenylated Rab acceptor protein 1 has product MPSGAPKGENCLVDMDNKAGDLFSAEDAHPTGTGGAGILAKLWLPKGFSASMAKEWIDRRRLSIRPWAGFVDQRKFSKPRNFGEFCQRVVKNVEIYNSNYTFIFLGLILYCIISSPMLLIALAVFAGAFYIIHLKSLESKLVVLGRELTVPHQMSLAGAVSLPVFWLAGAGAAVFWVLGATLFVIGSHAAFREVEGSDIDELMMEPV; this is encoded by the exons ATGCCATCTGGAGCTCCAAAGGGGGAGAACTGCCTTGTAGATATGGACAACAAGGCCGGGGATCTGTTCAGTGCTGAGGATGCTCATCCAACTGGCACAGGAGGAGCTGGAATCTTGGCAAA GCTCTGGCTCCCCAAAGGCTTCTCAGCCAGTATGGCCAAAGAGTGGATTGACAGGCGCAGATTGTCCATTCGTCCATGGGCAGGCTTTGTGGACCAACGCAAGTTTTCGAAACCCCGCAACTTTGGGGAGTTTTGTCAGAGGGTGGTAAAAAATGTGGAAATTTACAACAGCAACTATACCTTCATCTTCCTGGGTCTCATCCTCTACTGCAT TATCAGCTCTCCCATGCTGTTGATTGCCTTGGCTGTGTTTGCTGGTGCCTTCTACATAATCCACCTCAAATCTCTGGAGTCCAAACTGGTTGTCCTTG GCAGGGAGCTGACTGTCCCCCACCAGATGAGTCTGGCTGGAGCTGTCTCTCTACCGGTGTTCTGGTtggctggagctggagctgcagTCTTTTGGGTTCTGG GAGCGACGCTGTTTGTGATTGGCTCTCATGCTGCGTTCCGCGAGGTGGAGGGATCCGACATAGACGAGCTCATGATGGAGCCTGTGTGA
- the atp1a3b gene encoding sodium/potassium-transporting ATPase subunit alpha-3b isoform X2 — protein MGDKDDRSPKKKKAGAKDMDDLKKEVPITEHKMSVEEVCRKFQTDIVQGLTNAKAAEFLIRDGPNALTPPPTTPEWVKFCRQLFGGFSILLWTGAILCFLAYAIQAATEDEPAGDNLYLGIVLTAVVIITGCFSYFQEAKSSKIMESFKNMVPQQALVIREGEKVQINAEEVVAGDLIEVKGGDRIPADIRVVSAHGCKVDNSSLTGESEPQNRSPDCTHDNPLETRNIAFFSTNCVEGTARGIVICTGDRTVMGRIATLTSGLETGKTPIAKEIEHFIHIITGVAVFLGVTFFILAIILGYSWLEAVIFLIGIIVANVPEGLLATVTVCLTLTAKRMAKKNCLVKNLEAVETLGSTSTICSDKTGTLTQNRMTVAHMWFDNQIHEADTTEDQSGASFDKSSVTWLSLARIAALCNRAQFKAGQDPVPILKRDVAGDASESALLKCIELSCGSVRMMREKNKKVAEIPFNSTNKYQLSVHETEDPNDNRYLLVMKGAPERILDRCSTIMLQGKEQPMDEEMKEAFQNAYMELGGLGERVLGFCHLMLPEDQYPKGFAFDTDDVNFQTDNLCFVGLMSMIDPPRAAVPDAVGKCRSAGIKVIMVTGDHPITAKAIAKGVGIISEGNETVEDIAARLNIPVSQVNPRDAKACVIHGTDLKDLSQDQMDDILRNHTEIVFARTSPQQKLIIVEGCQRQGAIVAVTGDGVNDSPALKKADIGVAMGISGSDVSKQAADMILLDDNFASIVTGVEEGRLIFDNLKKSIAYTLTSNIPEITPFLLFIIVNIPLPLGTITILCIDLGTDMVPAISLAYEAAESDIMKRQPRNPFRDKLVNERLISIAYGQIGMIQALGGFFSYFVILAENGFLPSRLVGIRLNWDDRTVNDLEDSYGQQWTYEQRKIVEFTCHTAFFVSIVVVQWADVIICKTRRNSVFQQGMKNKILIFGLFEETALAAFLSYCPGMDVALRMYPLKPSWWFCAFPYSFLIFVYDEVRKLLLRRNPGGWVEKETYY, from the exons GACAAAGACGACCGATCccccaagaagaagaaggcggGAGCCAAGGATATGGATGACCTGAAGAAGGAAGTGCCCATT acgGAACACAAGATGTCCGTAGAGGAAGTATGCAGGAAATTCCAGACTGATATTGTCCAG GGATTGACCAATGCCAAGGCAGCAGAGTTTCTGATCAGGGATGGTCCCAATGCTCTCACCCCTCCTCCCACCACCCCAGAGTGGGTCAAGTTCTGTCGTCAGCTGTTTGGTGGATTCTCCATCCTGCTATGGACTGGCGCCATCCTCTGCTTCCTGGCCTACGCCATCCAGGCAGCCACTGAGGATGAACCTGCAGGAGACAAT ttgtACCTAGGTATTGTGCTCACAGCTGTCGTCATCATTACCGGTTGCTTCTCATACTTCCAAGAGGCCAAGAGTTCCAAAATCATGGAGTCTTTCAAGAACATGGTGCCTCAG CAAGCTTTGGTGATCCGTGAGGGTGAGAAGGTACAAATCAACGCTGAAGAAGTGGTGGCCGGAGATCTGATTGAAGTGAAGGGTGGAGACAGGATCCCTGCTGACATCCGGGTGGTTTCAGCTCATGGTTgcaag GTGGATAACTCCTCCCTAACAGGCGAATCCGAACCTCAGAACAGGTCACCTGACTGTACCCATGACAACCCCTTGGAGACCCGAAATATTGCTTTCTTCTCCACCAACTGTGTGGAAG GCACAGCACGTGGCATTGTAATCTGCACCGGAGATCGCACAGTCATGGGTCGCATTGCTACTCTGACCTCTGGCCTGGAGACCGGCAAAACCCCCATTGCTAAAGAGATTGAGCACTTCATCCACATCATCACAGGTGTGGCTGTCTTCCTAGGTGTCACGTTTTTCATCTTGGCCATCATTCTGGGTTACAGCTGGCTGGAGGCTGTCATCTTCCTCATCGGCATCATTGTGGCTAATGTGCCTGAAGGGCTGCTGGCCACAGTCACT GTGTGTCTGACCCTGACTGCCAAACGTATGGCTAAGAAAAACTGCCTGGTGAAGAACTTGGAGGCTGTGGAAACCCTGGGCTCCACCTCCACCATCTGCTCTGACAAGACAGGAACTCTGACCCAGAACAGGATGACTGTGGCCCACATGTGGTTTGACAACCAGATCCACGAGGCCGACACCACCGAGGATCAGTCTG GTGCCTCATTTGACAAGAGCTCAGTGACATGGCTGTCTCTGGCTCGTATCGCTGCTCTGTGTAACCGCGCTCAGTTCAAAGCAGGACAAGATCCAGTGCCCATCCTTAAGCGTGACGTCGCTGGTGATGCCTCAGAGTCTGCCCTGCTGAAGTGTATCGAGCTGTCCTGTGGCTCAGTCAGGATGATGAGGGAAAAGAACAAGAAGGTGGCTGAGATCCCCTTCAACTCCACCAACAAATACCAG CTCTCGGTGCATGAGACAGAGGACCCCAATGACAACCGTTACCTGCTGGTGATGAAGGGAGCCCCTGAGAGGATCCTCGACCGTTGCTCCACTATCATGCTGCAGGGCAAGGAGCAGCCTATGGATGAGGAGATGAAGGAAGCCTTCCAGAATGCCTACATGGAACTGGGAGGACTGGGAGAGAGAGTTTTGG GTTTCTGCCACTTGATGCTGCCAGAGGACCAGTACCCGAAGGGCTTTGCCTTTGACACTGATGATGTCAACTTCCAGACAGACAACCTTTGCTTCGTTGGCCTCATGTCCATGATTGACCCTCCCCGTGCTGCTGTGCCTGACGCTGTTGGCAAATGCCGATCTGCTGGTATCAAG GTCATCATGGTTACTGGAGATCACCCAATCACAGCCAAGGCCATTGCCAAGGGTGTGGGCATCATCTCCGAGGGCAACGAGACAGTGGAGGACATTGCAGCTCGTCTCAACATTCCCGTCAGCCAGGTCAATCCCAG GGATGCCAAAGCCTGCGTGATCCACGGCACAGACCTAAAGGATCTGTCTCAGGATCAGATGGACGACATCTTGAGGAATCACACAGAAATTGTCTTTGCCAGGACCTCCCCACAGCAGAAGCTGATCATTGTTGAGGGTTGCCAGAGACAG GGTGCCATTGTGGCTGTGACAGGTGATGGTGTGAATGACTCTCCTGCCCTGAAAAAGGCTGACATTGGTGTTGCCATGGGAATCTCTGGCTCCGATGTGTCCAAACAGGCTGCTGACATGATCTTGCTGGATGACAACTTTGCCTCTATTGTCACTGGAGTGGAAGAAG GCCGCTTGATCTTTGATAACCTGAAGAAATCCATTGCCTACACCCTGACCAGCAACATCCCAGAGATCACCCCCTTCCTGCTGTTTATCATCGTCAACATTCCTCTACCACTGGGAACCATCACCATCCTCTGTATTGACTTGGGAACTGACATG GTTCCAGCTATCTCACTGGCTTATGAAGCAGCTGAGAGCGACATCATGAAGCGTCAGCCCAGGAACCCATTCAGGGACAAGCTGGTGAATGAGAGGCTTATCAGCATTGCCTATGGACAAATTG gtATGATCCAGGCTCTGGGAGGCTTCTTCTCCTACTTTGTCATCTTGGCTGAAAATGGTTTCCTGCCCTCTCGACTTGTAGGCATCAGGCTCAATTGGGATGACCGCACAGTCAACGACCTGGAAGACAGCTATGGACAGCAATGG ACATATGAGCAGAGGAAGATTGTGGAGTTCACATGCCACACAGCCTTCTTCGTCAGTATTGTGGTAGTGCAATGGGCTGATGTCATTATCTGCAAGACCAGGCGTAACTCTGTATTCCAGCAGGGCATGAA GAACAAGATCCTGATCTTTGGCCTGTTCGAAGAGACAGCCCTGGCTGCCTTCTTGTCCTACTGCCCAGGCATGGATGTGGCACTCAGGATGTACCCCCTAAA GCCTTCCTGGTGGTTTTGTGCATTCCCCTATAGTTTTCTCATCTTTGTTTATGATGAAGTTCGAAAACTTCTCCTCCGCCGGAACCCTGGAG GTTGGGTGGAAAAGGAGACATATTATTGA